Below is a window of Vicinamibacteria bacterium DNA.
ATGCCGTCTACGCCCGAAGCGGTGGAGCGCTTCGTGGACCGGCGTATTCTTTTTGGCCCGGGCAAAGCGGCCAACGCTGGCGGAGTCGCGGTTTCCGGCCTGGAGATGGCGCAGAACAGCATGCGTTACAGCTGGACCCGCGAAGAGGTCGACCAGAGACTCCAGATCCTGATGAGGAGTATCCACGCCGCCTGCGTGGAAGCCGCGGAGCGATTCGGCACGCCTCACAACTACGTGAACGGCGCCAACATCGCCGGCTTTCTCAAGGTAGCGGATGCGATGCTGGATCAGGGGCTGGTCTAGCTTACCGGCCTCCGAGAGGACCTCTATCTCGATGTTAAGGGTCTGATTTCGCTATCGCTAGAGATCCCGAGGCAGCAAGCGGGGCGCACCTTCGAGGAGCACGGCGCCGAAATGCCGCTCGTCGATGGTTGCGATGGCGTCCGCACGAGTCCGCTCGGCAATGGCCATGACGATCGTGTCGACGAGCCCCAGCTTCAAGTCTTTGTATTGGCGGTTGAGCTCGTCGGCTCGTCGGAGGTCTTCGTCCACGCCCCAGTCCGTGCGAAACGATCCGTTCGCGATGTCGGAGACGAACTCCCGTTCAGCATCGATGCCAACGTAGCTCGTTAGCAAGTAGTCGACCTCGGGCAAGATCGCCCATGGCAACAGCCACTGGTAGGGGTCCTTCTTGAAGAGCGCGAGGAGAGCTCGGTGATGTGCGTCGTCCCGATCGATGAGGGCCACGACGGCTCCGGTATCGGCGACGATCATCGACCCAAACCGTCGAGCAGCTCCTCGGCGCGCTCGCTGATATCGCCTCTTCCGCTGTGCCCGGCACCGAGACTTCTAGGAGCCCGGCGCGGTCCGTGGTGACGCGCGTATTCGGCCACGGCTTCGCGCACCAGCTCGGCGGCAGGCCGATTCTGTTCGCGGGCTAACTCCTTGAGCCGGCTGTACTCACGATCCGTCAGATACACGGTGGTCTTGATGAGTGCCATATATGGCAACCATATATGGCACAGTTGGTTTTGTCAAATGGGCGCGAGCGGTTCTTTCCGACCGCCTCGGCGGCACGGTCGATCAGAGCGCGTTTCGACCTGTCGGCGCGCTAGATCATCACCGTGCTCGCCATGAATTCCTGCCCCTCTTCTGAACCCACTATAGAGAACTGCATAAACGTTGTCGATACCGTGACTACGGCCTTTCCGAGAAGAACGCGAGCTCGCGGTCATGCCCGATGGTCGGGACGACGAGGGGCCCGGTCGAGATAGCGGTTGAAGCGCTCGCAGGAGCATTTCGCGACGAAGAGAGGCCACCTTCGGGTACTGGCGGGGCGTTTCCGTCACCTTCTCGCACTCAACTCGGTCCAGACCGAGTAACTTTTCTACACACTCCCGACTGCGAGCGGCGAGCCAATGCGCTTTCGTGGACGATCAAGGCGGCCGCTTGGCGGGTCTAATGCGTCAGATACGCGAATACGTTGACCGACGCACTCCGGTCGGTTGTGTTGTAGAGGAAAGCTCGATAGCGGGGAAACGCCACCGAGAGTGCCGCGCGGGAGCCGCTGAAGTAGAGACCGCCGGTGGGCACGGGCTCTGCCACCGCTTCGAGGGTCAGGTGCACTTCCCCTTCCGCCAGGGCGCTCAAAACATCCTCATCCTCGGGAACGAGGATGAGGCCGATGCTGCCCGGGGCGCTTGGAGCGCCTCGCAGTTGCCCATGCAGGCTCAGGACGACCGAGGTAAATCCGTCCGTCTCCAACATCCCTGCCTCGGTCCAGAGACTCGGTTGGTCTCGGCGGGCGGACGCCACCACCACGTCCATCAGGCTCTGCGTATTGGAATGGGGGATGGGCTTGGCCACGGTGACGTCCCCTATCACCGGGTGAGGGTTCTCCAGGTTGACCACGACGGTCTGGGTCAGCTGCTGGAGCCCCAAGACCGAAAGGGCTCCGAGCCCACCCGCTAACATCAAGTCGCCACGCATGAGCTACTATAATTCACCCGTGCCCGGACGACTCGCCATCCCGGTAGACGAGCTCTCTCCCCGCTCGCGACGCTTCCTCGGCTTCCAGGACTTGATGCAGCAAAGGGTGCAGGATGTTCTGCTCGTCGCCACCTTCTATGACTACTACACCCTCTCGCAGGATGGACGTCTCAACGAACAATTCCTCAGCGAGTTCCTCGAGCTCAACCTCCGCCATACGCCCAACATAACCCGGGTGTTCACGGGTAAGGAGGCCGTCGCGCTGGCACGCCAGTCTTATCGATACAACCTCATCATCACCTCCATCGAGCTCGCGGACATGAACGTGCTCCAGCTCGTCGCTGCGCTCCGTCGCGAGGGAATCCAGACTCCCGTAATTCTCCTGGCTTACGATCGACGGGGGCTCCAGGAGTTCGTCGCGCGAAACGACATGTCCTCGGTCGAACGGACTTTCCTGTGGCAGGGTGACGTCCGGATCCTGCTCGCCATCGTCAAGTACATGGAAGACCGGATGAACGTCGAGCACGACGTAGGCGTCGTGGGGGTTCCCGCCATCATACTCGTCGAAGACAACATCCGGTACTACTCGTCGTTCCTTCCGGTGATTTACACCGAGCTGGTCAAGCACTCGCAGAGTCTGATGCCCGAGGGTCTCAACCTCTCCGACAAGCTCATGCGGATTCGTGCGCGCCCCAAGATTCTCCTCTGCACCGACTACGAGGAGGCCATCGGATATTTCGAACGGTACTCCGACGAGATCCTGGGCATCATCTCCGACGTCCAGTTTCCCCGCGGCGGCAAGCCCAGCCGCGACGCGGGCGCCCAACTCGCCCAGGCGGTCCGCCAAGCTCGGCCGGATCTTCCCATCATGTTGCAATCGAGCCATCCGGAGAACGAGGCGTTGGCGCAGTCGGTAGGAGCGTCGTTTCTCTTGAAGGGCTCCCCTCGCCTTCTGAACCAGGTACGACGCTTCATGGTCGAAAGCCTGAGGATCGGTGATTTCGTGTTTCGCCTTCCCGACGGGATGGAAGTGGGAAGGGCGTCGGACCTGAAGACGCTCGAGCATCTGCTCGAAACCGTTCCCGCCGAGAGCATCGCCTACCACGGCAAGCGCAACGACTTCTCCAACTGGCTCAAGGCCCGCACCGAGTTCGCGCTCGCGGACAAGCTGCGTCCTCGCAAGGTGTCGGAGTTCGCCTCGCTCGAGGACTTGCGAGAAATGGTCGTCGAAGCCATTGCCGAGTATCGAATGGAGCGAAACCGCGGCGAGGTCGTCGATTTCGATCGTGCGAGCTTCGACGCGACGGCAAGCTTCTACCGCATCGGCGGGGGCTCGCTCGGGGGCAAGGCTCGAGGGCTCGCTTTCATTGCCAAGCTTCTCAATCAATATGACATCGACCGCTTCTTTCCCGGCGTGAATATCTCCGTTCCCACATCGGTCGTCCTGGGAACCGAGGTGTTCGATCGATTCATCGAAGACAACGGGTTGGCCGACTTCGCCCTTCAGTGCGATTCCGACGAGGATCTCCTCCGGCGGTTCCGGAGGACGTGGTTTCACCGCGAGCTGAAGAAGGACCTCAAGGCTTTTCTCACAAGACACCAGTACCCCCTCGCGGTGCGCTCCTCGAGCCTGCTCGAGGACTCCCAGTTTCAACCCTTTGCCGGCGTGTATGAGACCTATATGCTTCCGAACGATCACCCGCGGATCGATGTCCGGCTCGAGCAGCTCCTCTACGCGGTGAAACGCGTCTACGCCTCGACGTTCTCCGCGAGGGCGAAGGCATTCTTCGACGCCACCCAGTATCGGCTGGAGGAGGAGAAAATGGCGGTGATCGTCCAGAAGGTGGTCGGATCTCCGCACGGCCCGAGGTTCTATCCCGATTTTTCCGGCGTCGCCCGTTCCTGTGATTTCTACGCGAGGCCGCCAGCCAAGAGCCAGGATGGAATCGCCGCCGTGGCCCTCGGCCTGGGAAAGACGGTGATGGAGGGCGGGGCATGCGTTCGCTTTTCGCCGAAGTATCCGCGCCATCTCCTCGAGGCTTCCTCGGTCCGGTCCCTCTTGGAGAACTCCCAGCGGCAATTCTACGCCGTCGACATCGGCCCGAGGCCTCGAGCCGATTCTGCGGGCGTGCATCCATGGGATCTATCGGCAGCCGCAGAGGATGGAACCCTGTCGCTTCTCGCGTCGACCTACTCCCCCGAGAACGACGCGGTCTACGACGGCGTCTCGCGAACGGGAATCCGGATCGTCACTCTCGCTTCCATCCTCAAGCATGATGCTTTTCCGCTTGCGGAAATCCTCGAAATACTCCTCGAAATCTCCAAGCGGGGAACCAGCTCGGATGTGGAGCTCGAGTTTGCCGTCGATCTGACGTCCACTCCCACGGGGAAGCGAGAGTTCGGCTTCCTGCAACTTCGCCCCCTCGCCCTCACCGGCGAGCTGGACGATGTCGTCATCGGAGAGCTTGACCCGGATACCGTTCTCTGCCGGAGCCAGAGCGTTCTCGGGCACGGCCTGCTGCGAAATCTCTACGACGCCGTGGTCGTGGACTATCACCGTTTCGAGAGATCCGAGAGCCGGAAGACCGCCGAGGTCGTGTCCCGGCTCAACGCCGGCCTGCGCTCCGAAGGACGGCCTTACGTCCTGATCGGCGTGGGTCGCTGGGGCTCCAACGAGCCAACGCTCGGGATTCCCGTCACCTGGCCGCAGATCGCCGGGGCTCGCGTCATCGTGGAAGCCGGCTTTCGCGACCATCACGTCTCACCGTCTCAAGGGACGCATTTCTTTCAGAACTTGAGCTCGAACAACGTCGGCTACTTCACCGTCAACCCCGAAGCGGGTGAGGGATATCTCGACTGGACCTGGCTCGCGGCGCAGCCGGCACGGTTCGAGGACGGAGCCGTTCGGCACGTGCGCCTGGATGCTCCCCTGTTCGTGAAGATGGACGGGAAGAAGCGTGAAGGCGTGATCCTCAAGCCGGGGCTCGGGGAAGCTCACCGGTAAGCTAGAAAGCGAGGCGCCTTGCAGGGAAAGAATCTGGAGCCGAAGCACTTCCGATGGGAGATCCAGGGTCCGGTGGCGACGATCACGCTGTCGCGTCCGGAACGGAAGAATCCCCTGACCTTCGAGATCTACGCGGAGCTCCGTGACACGTTTCTCCAATTGGTCGAAGTCGATGACGTACGGGGTATCGTCATCGCCGGCGATGGGGGGAATTTCTGCTCCGGAGGAGACGTCCACGAGATCATCGGGCCACTCACGAAGATGGACATGAAAGGCCTGCTTCGCTTCACCCGGATGACGGGCGACCTGGTGAAGGCGATGCGTCGCGCCCCCCAGCCCATCGTCGCCGCCGTCGACGGCGTTTGCGTCGGGGCCGGGGCGATCCTGGCGATGGCCAGCGATCTCCGACTCTCGACTCCCGAGAGCAAGACCGCTTTTCTTTTCACCCGGGTCGGGCTCGCCGGATGTGACATGGGAGCTTGCGCGATGCTTCCCCGTATCATCGGCCAGGGACGCGCCGCGGAGCTCCTGTTCACCGGGCGAACGATGAGCGGGACCGAAGCCGAGCGCTGGGGGTTTTACAATCGGCTGTGCTCGTCCGAGACCCTCGTGAAGGAAGCCCAGGAGCTGGCCCTCTCGCTCGCATCGGGACCCAGTTTCGCTCACATGATGACCAAGACCCAGCTCGACCAGGAATGGGCGATGAGCCTCGAGACGGCGATCGAGGCCGAGGCCCAGGCACAGGCCATCTGCATGCAGACGTCGGACTTCGAGAGGGCCTACCGTGCTTTTGTGAGCAAACAGAAGCCCGAGTTCGAGGGGAAGTGATGTCGCACCTCGAATGGCCCTTCTTCGACGAGCGACACCGGCTTCTGGACCAACGCATGGCCGCCTGGATTCCCTCAGGCCTCGGCTCCATCGACGATACCGCGGACGAACGGCGAACCTGCGCCCGGCTCGTGAAGGCCCTCGCCGCCGGGGGCTTTCTCGCTCCTTCAGACGTGCGCTCGCTGTGTCTTCTTCGCGAACGACTCGCTCATCATCATGGTCTGGCGGACTTCGCTTTCGCGATACAGGGTCTCGGCAGCGCCCCCATCGACGTTTTCGGATCCGAAGCCCTCAAGGAACGATACCTTCCCGGAACCCGCAACGGTGAGCGAATCGCGGCCTTCGCTCTATCCGAGCCCGACGCGGGATCCGACGTGGGAGCCATCTCGACCCGGGCCGAGCGATCGGCCGACGAATACGTCCTCAACGGAGTCAAGACCTGGATCTCGAACGGCGGTCTGGCCGACTATTACGTCGTCTTCGCCCGAAGCGAGGAGACTCGCGGTACGAAAGGCCTGAGCGCCTTCGTGGTGGAGGCGAACGACCCCGGGTTTCACATTGCCGAGGAAATCGAGGTCGTGGCCCCGCACCCACTTGCCACTCTGGCGTTCGAGAACTGCCGCCTGCCGGCGCATCGCCTGGTAGGCCAGCCGGGACAGGGTTTCGAGATCGCGATGGCGACCCTGGACATCTTCCGCTCCACCGTGGGTGCCGCCGCTCTCGGCTTCGCCCGTCGCGCCCTCGACGAAGCGATGGCCCGCGTCGAGAGTCGAGTCCAGTTCGGCCAGAAGCTGGCCGACTTCCAGCTGGTGCAGGCGAAGCTCGCCGACATGACGACGGCCATCGACGCCTCGGCTCTTCTCGTCTATCGAGCGGCCTGGCTCAAGGATCGAGGCGCCGGGCGAGTGACCAAGGAATCATCGATGGCGAAGATGTACGCGACCGAGGCCGCCCAGCGCGTCGTCGACGACGCCGTACAGCTCTTCGGCGCCGCCGGAGTCGTGAGGGGAAGCGTGGTCGAGAGGCTCTACCGTGAAGTTCGAGCGCTTCGAATCTACGAAGGCACCACGGAGATCCACAAGCTCATTCTCGCGCGTCAGACCCGTGCCGAATACTCGCGGCGATGACGATTCCCACTGGAAAGACGGCTCACACGGATCCATTCGTCCGCGATCATCTTCCCCCGAAAGACGACTGGCCCGTTCTCCTGTTCGAGCTCCCCGAGCTCGCCTACCCTCCGCAAGTCAACGTCGCCTCGGAGCTCCTGGACGCGCATGTGATCGCCGGACGAGGTGACGCGCCCTGTCTCGTCACCGACACGGAGGTCTGGTCCTACGGCCGGCTCTACGAAGAGGCCAATCGAATCGCAGCCGTGCTGGTCGACGAGCTGGGACTGGTGCCGGGGAATCGCGTCTTGCTCCGCGCGCCGAACACCCCTTTGATGGTTGCCTCCTGGATGGCGGTGGCGAAAGCGGGGGGAATCGTCGTGGCAACCATGCCGCTCTTGAGGAGGCGGGAGATCGAGCTCATCGCTCAAAAGGCGAGAGTCGAGCTCGCCCTTTGCGACGCCCGTTTGAGCGAGGAGATCGCGTCGGTCGCCGCGCTGACGCGTATCGTCACCTTCGAGGAGCTTTCGAGGCGGGCGAAGACGAGACCTCCCCACTTCGCGAACGTGGCCACCGCGGTCGACGACCCGGTGCTGATCGCTTTCACTTCGGGCACCACCGGTCCCCCCAAAGGATGCGTTCACTTCCACCGCGATCTCCTCGCATCGGCCGACAGCTTCTTCAAACGGACATTGCCGTGCGATGCAGGCGACGTTTTCACCGGTTCGCCCCCGATCGCGTTTACCTTCGGTCTCGGGATGCACGTGGTATTCCCCATGAGGATCGGCGCGAGCACGGTGCTCATCGAGAAGCCGTCTCCCGAGGCGATGATCGAGAGTACCGCTCGCCATCGGGTAAGTGTTCTCTCGACCGCTCCGACCGCCTATCGCGCGATGCTGCCGCTGGTCCGGAGCAAGGATCTCTCGAGCCTCCGGCATTGCGTCTCGGCGGGCGAGACCCTTCCCCTGCCAACCGCTCAGGCCTGGGAAGAAGCTACCGGCCTCAGAGCGATCGACGGCATCGGATCCACGGAGATGTTTCATATTTTCATCAGTGCCGCCGGCAAAGACATCCGGATGGGGGCGACCGGCAAACCCGTTTACGGTTACGAGGCTCGGGTCTTCGACGACTCCCTGAGCCCGCTTCCGCCGGGAACGGTCGGCCGACTCGGGGTCCGCGGCCCGACCGGCTGCCGCTACCTCGAAGACGAGCGCCAGAAAGAGTACGTGCAAAACGGCTGGAATTTCACCGGCGACGCCTACCTCGTCGACGAGGACGGCTATTTCTGGTTCCAGGCCCGCGTGGACGACATGATCATCTCCGCCGGCTACAACATCTCGGGGCCGGAGGTCGAAGAGGCGCTCCTGGCCCATGACGCCGTGGCCGATTGCGCCTGCGTCGCCTCGCCCGATCCCGAGCGAGGCAATGTCGTCAAGGCCTTCGTCGTCCTCGCAGAGGGGCACGACCCGAACGACTCTCTGGCGAATGAGCTCAAAGAGTTCGTCAAAGCGCGCATCGCCCCGTACAAGTATCCGCGCAAAGTTGCGTTCGTCGAAAGCTTGCCCCGCACCGAGACCGGCAAGATCCAGCGGTTCAAGTTGAGAGAGCTCGAATCGGAGAGGAAGGGCCCATGACGATCCATCGCGTGCTCACGCCGGCCGGCTGGCCCCGTGGCCGCGGCTATTCCCACGGTATCGAAGCGCAGGGAAGCCTGGTGTTCGTGGCAGGACAAGTCGGCTGGGACAAAAGCCAACGTTTT
It encodes the following:
- a CDS encoding glutamate dehydrogenase (converts 2-oxoglutarate to glutamate; in Escherichia coli this enzyme plays a role in glutamate synthesis when the cell is under energy restriction; uses NADPH; forms a homohexamer), which translates into the protein MPSTPEAVERFVDRRILFGPGKAANAGGVAVSGLEMAQNSMRYSWTREEVDQRLQILMRSIHAACVEAAERFGTPHNYVNGANIAGFLKVADAMLDQGLV
- a CDS encoding PIN domain-containing protein produces the protein MIVADTGAVVALIDRDDAHHRALLALFKKDPYQWLLPWAILPEVDYLLTSYVGIDAEREFVSDIANGSFRTDWGVDEDLRRADELNRQYKDLKLGLVDTIVMAIAERTRADAIATIDERHFGAVLLEGAPRLLPRDL
- a CDS encoding ribbon-helix-helix protein, CopG family codes for the protein MALIKTTVYLTDREYSRLKELAREQNRPAAELVREAVAEYARHHGPRRAPRSLGAGHSGRGDISERAEELLDGLGR
- a CDS encoding PEP/pyruvate-binding domain-containing protein, yielding MSYYNSPVPGRLAIPVDELSPRSRRFLGFQDLMQQRVQDVLLVATFYDYYTLSQDGRLNEQFLSEFLELNLRHTPNITRVFTGKEAVALARQSYRYNLIITSIELADMNVLQLVAALRREGIQTPVILLAYDRRGLQEFVARNDMSSVERTFLWQGDVRILLAIVKYMEDRMNVEHDVGVVGVPAIILVEDNIRYYSSFLPVIYTELVKHSQSLMPEGLNLSDKLMRIRARPKILLCTDYEEAIGYFERYSDEILGIISDVQFPRGGKPSRDAGAQLAQAVRQARPDLPIMLQSSHPENEALAQSVGASFLLKGSPRLLNQVRRFMVESLRIGDFVFRLPDGMEVGRASDLKTLEHLLETVPAESIAYHGKRNDFSNWLKARTEFALADKLRPRKVSEFASLEDLREMVVEAIAEYRMERNRGEVVDFDRASFDATASFYRIGGGSLGGKARGLAFIAKLLNQYDIDRFFPGVNISVPTSVVLGTEVFDRFIEDNGLADFALQCDSDEDLLRRFRRTWFHRELKKDLKAFLTRHQYPLAVRSSSLLEDSQFQPFAGVYETYMLPNDHPRIDVRLEQLLYAVKRVYASTFSARAKAFFDATQYRLEEEKMAVIVQKVVGSPHGPRFYPDFSGVARSCDFYARPPAKSQDGIAAVALGLGKTVMEGGACVRFSPKYPRHLLEASSVRSLLENSQRQFYAVDIGPRPRADSAGVHPWDLSAAAEDGTLSLLASTYSPENDAVYDGVSRTGIRIVTLASILKHDAFPLAEILEILLEISKRGTSSDVELEFAVDLTSTPTGKREFGFLQLRPLALTGELDDVVIGELDPDTVLCRSQSVLGHGLLRNLYDAVVVDYHRFERSESRKTAEVVSRLNAGLRSEGRPYVLIGVGRWGSNEPTLGIPVTWPQIAGARVIVEAGFRDHHVSPSQGTHFFQNLSSNNVGYFTVNPEAGEGYLDWTWLAAQPARFEDGAVRHVRLDAPLFVKMDGKKREGVILKPGLGEAHR
- a CDS encoding enoyl-CoA hydratase family protein, yielding MQGKNLEPKHFRWEIQGPVATITLSRPERKNPLTFEIYAELRDTFLQLVEVDDVRGIVIAGDGGNFCSGGDVHEIIGPLTKMDMKGLLRFTRMTGDLVKAMRRAPQPIVAAVDGVCVGAGAILAMASDLRLSTPESKTAFLFTRVGLAGCDMGACAMLPRIIGQGRAAELLFTGRTMSGTEAERWGFYNRLCSSETLVKEAQELALSLASGPSFAHMMTKTQLDQEWAMSLETAIEAEAQAQAICMQTSDFERAYRAFVSKQKPEFEGK
- a CDS encoding acyl-CoA dehydrogenase family protein; translation: MSHLEWPFFDERHRLLDQRMAAWIPSGLGSIDDTADERRTCARLVKALAAGGFLAPSDVRSLCLLRERLAHHHGLADFAFAIQGLGSAPIDVFGSEALKERYLPGTRNGERIAAFALSEPDAGSDVGAISTRAERSADEYVLNGVKTWISNGGLADYYVVFARSEETRGTKGLSAFVVEANDPGFHIAEEIEVVAPHPLATLAFENCRLPAHRLVGQPGQGFEIAMATLDIFRSTVGAAALGFARRALDEAMARVESRVQFGQKLADFQLVQAKLADMTTAIDASALLVYRAAWLKDRGAGRVTKESSMAKMYATEAAQRVVDDAVQLFGAAGVVRGSVVERLYREVRALRIYEGTTEIHKLILARQTRAEYSRR
- a CDS encoding AMP-binding protein — translated: MTIPTGKTAHTDPFVRDHLPPKDDWPVLLFELPELAYPPQVNVASELLDAHVIAGRGDAPCLVTDTEVWSYGRLYEEANRIAAVLVDELGLVPGNRVLLRAPNTPLMVASWMAVAKAGGIVVATMPLLRRREIELIAQKARVELALCDARLSEEIASVAALTRIVTFEELSRRAKTRPPHFANVATAVDDPVLIAFTSGTTGPPKGCVHFHRDLLASADSFFKRTLPCDAGDVFTGSPPIAFTFGLGMHVVFPMRIGASTVLIEKPSPEAMIESTARHRVSVLSTAPTAYRAMLPLVRSKDLSSLRHCVSAGETLPLPTAQAWEEATGLRAIDGIGSTEMFHIFISAAGKDIRMGATGKPVYGYEARVFDDSLSPLPPGTVGRLGVRGPTGCRYLEDERQKEYVQNGWNFTGDAYLVDEDGYFWFQARVDDMIISAGYNISGPEVEEALLAHDAVADCACVASPDPERGNVVKAFVVLAEGHDPNDSLANELKEFVKARIAPYKYPRKVAFVESLPRTETGKIQRFKLRELESERKGP